In Fusarium oxysporum f. sp. lycopersici 4287 chromosome 12, whole genome shotgun sequence, one DNA window encodes the following:
- a CDS encoding hypothetical protein (At least one base has a quality score < 10): protein MSQLSAQPSHAIHIPSGRGKSRIDQVDKDIIQEIRNRNLNTTLDSSQFVSDKVKSLRRRVWDEWVEYIKFSNIDSDQLWKDLCEGSTKAIQEFRCFLEYYIVTSTKLVPCLGPEEYEKERTVKSAGTIQDVWCALVHVADEEVLTNIRRQHPAHRQLYILKYRTDAGGRGHGPAADVGKLIPRLATEHGLSRTQLFEKKEMTLEDQLMILRTVWQRARYITCQPCQRLSFSAMLIMGGIGGWRYESLKQLTYRDIELGWVRDPRNPQKGQCVATIRIHHAKRKKDKIERDQTSSFTFGITLVPFKPVCLLTHIVSMAFFKDAFSTNFTTPEDILFPKPDSEVDYVPLSWKDEIKDDLVFQLGYKLYWKLWHRVLLVGGLRENPKPYSVRVGAGNRLDGALTSAIRSYVFGNTDAVFRKSYLPADMRDDLMGISYGEVSGKNEATVSFLHQTFTKRDESAPVYITEEEFQSFENRRDITEWRRQRLSLPCNSTESKAILGKIQHVKNVLEEKLLERRRKEYFRKADQLRSLGQSTSHLHQTALISPRFRQNQSSSKAAEQLAPCFIAEDSNYAIASKIVRYLRQTPTDNDTADNDTADDDTTDNDTTDAEAKADRARSICFLCFKDFSNRTNLSAHVRNIHLKDLEKPISCLECRHQGQEKTVPAGFPAWSSHTERYHGSENSPIPANKRPALCLLCNKTLTIAGFSNHLKKAHGSKFAAKFQCPACIDHSLQETIDGKDDWISHVKAKHVGCRIAGAVLIGVPDKPAQRDDNDSCMIGMKRKLEDEEKTGQKRLRTNRSVFGVDRGVEEEEFWCTGRDEDYLDDIQDFD, encoded by the exons CGAGTCAGTTCGTATCCGACAAAGTGAAAAGTTTGCGTCGCAGGGTTTGGGATGAATGGGTCGA ATATATCAAGTTCTCAAACATCGATAGCGACCAACTTTGGAAAGATCTTTGCGAGGGATCCACGAAAGCCATTCAAGAATTTCGATGCTTCCTTGAGTATTATATCGTCACATCGACAAAACTTGTGCCTTGTCTCGGCCCAGAAGAATATGAAAAGGAAAGAACCGTGAAAAGCGCTGGGACTATACAGGATGTTTGGTGTGCATTGGTTCATGTAGCTGATGAAGAGGTCTTAACAAATATCCGTCGGCAACATCCAGCTCATCGACAACTCTACATACTTAAATATCGTACTGATGCTGGTGGCCGTGGGCATGGGCCAGCGGCGGACGTTGGCAAA CTCATCCCGAGACTAGCCACAGAACACGGGCTCAGCCGCACCCAGTTGTTCGAGAAAAAAGAGATGACATTGGAAGACCAGCTGATGATCCTCAGAACCGTCTGGCAGCGAGCCAGATACATAACCTGTCAGCCTTGCCAGAGATTATCATTCTCTGCGATGTTGATTATGGGAGGCATCGGTGGATGGCGATATGAAAGCCTAAAGCAATTGACGTACCGTGATATCGAACTTGGTTGGGTTAGAGATCCCCGAAACCCTCAAAAGGGGCAATGTGTTGCCACCATTCGTATACATCACGccaaaaggaaaaaagaTAAGATTGAGAGAGATCAGACATCCAG CTTTACATTTGGTATTACTCTCGTTCCATTCAAGCCTGTTTGTCTCTTGACTCATATTGTCTCTATGGCATTCTTCAAGGATGCATTCTCGACCAACTTTACTACTCCTGAGGATATATTGTTTCCCAAGCCTGATAGTGAGGTCGACTATGTACCTTTATCGTGGAAGGATGAAATTAAAGATGATCTTGTTTTTCAGCTTGGTTACAAGTTGTACTGGAAATTATGGCATCGCGTGCTCCTGGTGGGTGGACTACGTGAAAATCCAAAGCCCTACTCAGTTCGTGTTGGTGCTGGGAATCGCTTAGATGGTGCTTTGACATCAGCTATCCGAAGTTACGTTTTTGGCAACACAGATGCCGTGTTCCGCAAAAGTTACCTCCCAGCAGACATGCGAGATGACCTGATGGGTATATCATACGGCGAGGTTTCGGGAAAGAATGAAGCGACAGTCTCATTCCTTCACCAGACATTTACGAAACGGGACGAATCAGCACCGGTCTATATCACGGAGGAAGAGTTCCAGTCCTTTGAAAACCGGAGGGATATCACGGAATGGCGCCGACAGCGACTGTCTCTGCCTTGCAACAGCACCGAATCAAAGGCTATATTGGGAAAGATTCAACACGTGAAAAACGTTCTTGAAGAGAAATTGCTCGAAAGGAGACGAAAAGAGTACTTCAGAAAGGCCGACCAGCTTCGCAGCCTTGGACAGTCAACGTCACATTTACATCAAACTGCATTGATTTCCCCACGTTTCAGACAAAATCAATCAAGCAGTAAGGCTGCAGAACAGCTGGCGCCTTGTTTTATTGCCGAAGATAGCAACTATGCTATCGCCAGCAAAATTGTTAGATATCTACGACAGACTCCTACCGATAACGACACCGCCGATAACGACACTGCTGATGACGACACTACTGATAACGACACTACCGATGCTGAGGCTAAAGCAGACCGGGCTCGCTCCATATGCTTTCTTTGCTTCAAGGACTTCTCAAATAGAACCAATCTGTCGGCGCATGTTCGGAACATTCATTTGAAAGACCTCGAGAAGCCGATTTCTTGTCTCGAGTGTAGACACCAAGGACAAGAGAAAACTGTTCCTGCTGGCTTCCCAGCCTGGAGCAGTCACACCGAGAGATATCACGGCTCCGAAAACTCGCCTATCCCAGCAAATAAGAGACCGGCTCTATGTTTGTTATGCAACAAGACCCTCACAATCGCAGGGTTCAGTAACCACCTCAAAAAAGCGCATGGCAGTAAATTTGCAGCCAAATTCCAGTGTCCTGCATGCATCGACCATTCTCTCCAGGAAACTATTGATGGTAAGGATGACTGGATCTCTCATGTCAAGGCTAAGCATGTTGGATGTCGTATCGCTGGGGCGGTTTTGATTGGCGTGCCAGATAAGCCAGCCCAAAGGGATGACAATGACAGTTGCATGATAGGCATGAAACGAAAGttagaagatgaagagaagactGGCCAGAAGAGACTGAGAACCAATAGAAGTGTATTTGGGGTCGACCgcggtgttgaagaagaagagttctGGTGTACAGGACGTGACGAGGACTATCTTGATGACATTCAAGATTTTGATTGA